The genomic DNA TTGAAACGCAAGAGAGGTGAGCAGAAATGAGGGTGTTCTTGATACTCTTTTCTGCTTTGTTGATAAACAACTATGTGTTTATAAGGTTTCTCGGAATATGTCCGTTCCTGGGGGTTTCTAAAAAACTCGATACGGCCATAGGTATGGGCTTTGCTGCCACATTCGTGTTGGTTATGTCTTCTGTGATAACTTGGTTCGTCAACCTGTTGCTCGTCATGGCTGGGTTGGAATTCCTCAGAACGGTTTCTTTCATACTCGTCATAGCCACGTTCGTTCAGTTCGTTGAATTCGTGATAAAGAAGAACAGTCCAACTCTGTACGAAGCTCTAGGGATATACCTTCCACTGATCACGACGAACTGTATCATTCTGGGTGTTGCCATACTCAACGCACAGGCGAAATACAGTCTCTTAGAAGCTGCGTTCCACGCACTCGGAGCAGGCTTAGGTTTCTTGGTCGCGCTGGTGATATTCGCGGGTATAAGAGAAAGATTGGAGCTTTATGAACTACCGAAATCGTTCGAAGGTCTTCCAATAGCTTTGATCTTGGCATCGATCATTTCCATGGCGTTCATGGGTTTCCAAGGGCTCATAAAGCTGTGAGGTGGTCGTCGTGTTGATCGTCTATTCGACTTTGCTCATGTCGATCCTTGGATTCACTTTCGGTACATTCCTCGCTTATTCGGCGAAAAAGTTTGAGGTGAAGGAAGATCCGCGTGTTGAGCTAGTCAAAGCGGTTTTACCCGGAGCCAACTGCGGTGCTTGTGGCTATGCTGGTTGTGAGGCTTTTGCGAAGGCAATCATAGCCGGTAAAGTGACGCCGGAAATGTGCACCCCAGGGAAGGCTTCCGGTGTGGCTGAGAAAATAAAGGAGATTTTGAAACAGAATGCACCCAATTGAAATCTTCGCCTTATGGAAGTTCGGCAAGTACGATTTGAATACTTTGAAGAACTTCAACGAAGAATTC from Pseudothermotoga sp. includes the following:
- a CDS encoding electron transport complex protein RnfA — its product is MRVFLILFSALLINNYVFIRFLGICPFLGVSKKLDTAIGMGFAATFVLVMSSVITWFVNLLLVMAGLEFLRTVSFILVIATFVQFVEFVIKKNSPTLYEALGIYLPLITTNCIILGVAILNAQAKYSLLEAAFHALGAGLGFLVALVIFAGIRERLELYELPKSFEGLPIALILASIISMAFMGFQGLIKL
- a CDS encoding RnfABCDGE type electron transport complex subunit B — its product is MLIVYSTLLMSILGFTFGTFLAYSAKKFEVKEDPRVELVKAVLPGANCGACGYAGCEAFAKAIIAGKVTPEMCTPGKASGVAEKIKEILKQNAPN